From a region of the Mercurialis annua linkage group LG1-X, ddMerAnnu1.2, whole genome shotgun sequence genome:
- the LOC126656745 gene encoding uncharacterized protein LOC126656745 — protein MLSPVVSSLIFIDNRRLAEIFPTSLRDLWNDWELRVAVVVSLSMQIFLIALGSRRKYVARDWLTVLIWTVYLSADGIVNLSFGVLSNMESTDEKGLVDPQYMIMAFWAPLLLLHLGGLDTITAYSLEDNELWMRQLLGLVVKFVGAFYVFIKSWTGSLINLIVIPMFVIAIMKCGERTWALRFASSDQFRKSMLPRPDPEHSYAKFMDDYTSKKAEGYNVSLEPVIEEASVVLDHTYKAVGNTVHLDIVILHDAAYLFSTFKRLFADLILSFQDLESSRSFFQDAQTSWENAFKVIEIELGFMYDFLYTKATVTHTYVGSFLRIISLSSTILVASFFAIIDKNSFSRTDKSITFVLLVSAIALQAYEIVLLLSSDRIVLWLSRHKNLLLGHTNQTISCIQSWLQSCHVMPAGNKRWSNCMAKYNLISNCLKDKPIKFSGFLKFLCIYEMVEKNQYKVVGTVSPELKRMIFEQLLPKSRNPLDITISKQRGSHVLKDMGCFDKIEWSVESEFDQSILLWHIATDLCYEIDLRKSSNIIGNPICDESKSLA, from the exons ATGCTATCTCCTG TTGTTAGCAGTTTGATCTTCATAGACAATAGAAGATTGGCTGAAATTTTCCCTACAAGCCTACGAGATCTTTGGAATGATTGGGAGCTTCGTGTTGCAGTTGTTGTCAGCCTCTCCATGCAGATATTCCTAATTGCTCTGGGAAGCCGGAGAAAGTATGTAGCTAGAGATTGGCTAACAGTTCTAATATGGACTGTTTACTTATCAGCGGATGGGATAGTAAATCTTTCATTTGGTGTTCTTTCCAACATGGAATCAACTGATGAGAAGGGTTTGGTGGACCCGCAGTACATGATAATGGCATTTTGGGCACCATTGCTTCTTCTACATCTTGGTGGTTTAGACACCATCACAGCCTATTCATTGGAAGACAATGAATTATGGATGAGGCAACTGCTCGGGCTAGTTGTCAAATTTGTAGGAGCATTTTATGTCTTCATTAAGTCATGGACAGGAAGTCTAATTAATTTGATTGTCATTCCAATGTTTGTAATTGCCATAATGAAGTGTGGGGAGAGGACTTGGGCTTTAAGGTTTGCAAGCAGTGATCAGTTTAGGAAGTCCATGCTACCTCGCCCTGATCCAGAACATAGCTATGCTAAATTCATGGATGATTACACGTCAAAAAAGGCTGAGGGGTACAATGTGTCGCTGGAGCCAGTAATTGAAGAAGCCTCAGTTGTGCTAGACCACACTTACAAAGCTGTTGGAAACACTGTTCATCTTGACATTGTCATCTTGCATGATGCCGCATATCTCTTCAGCACTTTCAAACGGTTATTTGCAGATCTCATCCTCAGCTTTCAGGACCTTGAGAGTAGCAGGTCCTTTTTCCAAGATGCACAAACTAGTTGGGAGAATGCTTTCAAAGTTATTGAGATTGAGCTGGGGTTTATGTATGATTTTCTTTATACCAAGGCGACTGTGACTCATACTTATGTTGGTAGCTTTCTCCGTATTATCAGTTTATCTTCAACCATTTTAGTTGCAAGTTTCTTTGCCATTATTGATAAGAACTCTTTCTCAAGAACTGACAAAAGCATAACATTTGTGTTGTTAGTTTCTGCTATTGCTTTACAAGCATATGAGATAGTTCTACTGCTTTCCTCAGATAGGATAGTACTTTGGCTGAGCAGGCATAAAAATCTGTTGCTAGGCCACACCAACCAGACAATCTCATGTATCCAATCATGGCTGCAATCTTGTCATGTAATGCCTGCTGGAAATAAGAGATGGTCTAATTGCATGGCAAAATACAACCTAATCAGCAATTGCCTCAAAGACAAACCCATCAAGTTCAGTGGATTTCTCAAGTTCTTATGCATTTATGAGATGGTAGAGAAGAACCAGTACAAAGTTGTGGGTACTGTCTCCCCAGAGTTGAAAAGGATGATCTTTGAACAACTTTTGCCGAAATCAAGGAACCCACTAGACATAACCATTTCTAAGCAAAGGGGCAGTCATGTACTCAAAGATATGGGATGTTTTGACAAGATTGAATGGAGTGTTGAATCGGAATTTGATCAGAGTATTCTTCTATGGCATATTGCCACAGACCTCTGCTACGAAATTGATCTTAGAAAAAGCTCAAACATTATTGGAAACCCAATCTGTGATGAAAGTAAATCATTAGCATAA